A region of Selenomonadales bacterium 4137-cl DNA encodes the following proteins:
- a CDS encoding YdcF family protein, whose translation MYLVKFLYTVFLFPPGLFILALLIFAWWRRRSRALARAALLAAGLLYLASIGLVSGPLVHSLEARHTPPTRVSGDVIIVLGGGATLDTPNLGTGGHLYGSSANRLLTGLQLHHKLGVPIIYSGGQVFATGGVEAEIARSILLSLGVPGDKIIAETASLNTGDNARYTAAILAERGYTRPILVTSAYHMERAVRQFRKAGVAVLPYPTDYQENIRRAFHHTDLWPTPVAAGQLTLALKEYLGLAAVNWY comes from the coding sequence GTGTATCTCGTGAAATTTCTCTATACCGTCTTCCTCTTCCCGCCCGGCCTCTTCATCCTCGCCCTGCTCATCTTCGCCTGGTGGCGGCGGCGCAGCCGCGCCCTCGCCCGCGCCGCCCTTCTCGCCGCCGGGCTCCTCTACCTGGCCAGCATCGGCCTCGTCAGCGGCCCCCTCGTCCACTCCCTCGAAGCTCGCCACACCCCGCCGACCCGGGTCAGCGGCGACGTCATCATCGTCCTTGGCGGCGGCGCCACCCTCGACACCCCCAACCTCGGCACCGGCGGCCACCTCTACGGCTCGTCAGCCAACCGCCTCCTCACCGGCCTCCAGCTCCACCACAAACTCGGCGTCCCCATCATCTACTCCGGCGGCCAAGTCTTCGCCACCGGCGGCGTCGAAGCCGAAATCGCCCGCTCCATCCTCCTCAGCCTCGGCGTCCCCGGCGACAAAATCATCGCCGAAACCGCCAGCCTGAACACCGGCGACAACGCCCGCTACACCGCCGCCATCCTGGCCGAACGCGGCTACACGCGCCCCATCCTCGTAACCTCCGCCTACCACATGGAGCGCGCCGTGCGTCAGTTCCGGAAAGCCGGCGTCGCCGTCCTCCCGTATCCCACCGACTACCAGGAAAACATCCGCCGCGCCTTCCACCACACCGACCTTTGGCCCACCCCCGTAGCCGCCGGCCAGCTTACCCTCGCCCTCAAGGAATACCTCGGCCTCGCCGCCGTAAACTGGTATTGA
- a CDS encoding ASCH domain-containing protein has translation MLALNFQSELHEKLLVERKKNYTVRLGDISNIYLENSVVWITVGKKYAPKRKLYSAFLDRVKVKRFAELTKDDLAHQNPDLKSVEELIALFEQIYQKNLTEDDLVTVIGFSEVTGD, from the coding sequence ATGCTGGCGCTCAACTTCCAGTCCGAACTTCACGAAAAGCTCCTCGTCGAACGCAAGAAGAACTACACCGTCCGCCTCGGCGACATCAGCAACATATACCTTGAAAACTCCGTCGTCTGGATTACCGTCGGCAAGAAATACGCTCCGAAACGCAAACTCTACAGCGCCTTCCTCGACCGCGTCAAAGTCAAGCGCTTCGCCGAACTCACCAAAGACGACCTCGCCCACCAGAACCCGGACCTCAAAAGCGTCGAGGAACTCATCGCCCTCTTCGAGCAAATCTACCAGAAGAACCTTACCGAAGACGACCTCGTGACCGTCATCGGCTTCTCCGAGGTCACCGGCGACTGA
- a CDS encoding zinc-ribbon domain containing protein → MSQDKTLTCRDCGADFVFTASEQDFFAEKGFTNEPGRCPECRAARKAQNRGMSRGGGFQQREMHDVVCAACGVETQVPFRPSSDRPVYCRDCFQANKRY, encoded by the coding sequence ATGAGTCAAGACAAAACCCTGACCTGCCGCGATTGCGGCGCCGACTTCGTGTTCACCGCTTCGGAGCAAGATTTCTTCGCCGAGAAAGGCTTCACCAACGAGCCCGGCCGCTGCCCCGAGTGCCGCGCGGCCCGCAAGGCCCAGAACCGCGGGATGAGCCGCGGCGGCGGTTTCCAGCAGCGCGAAATGCACGATGTTGTGTGCGCCGCCTGCGGTGTGGAGACCCAGGTTCCCTTCCGTCCGAGCAGCGACCGTCCGGTTTACTGCCGCGACTGCTTCCAGGCCAACAAGCGCTACTAG
- a CDS encoding DEAD/DEAH box helicase, translated as MDRFRALGVGDKTVRALSEMGFEEPTPIQEQTIPVLMAGRDLVGQAQTGTGKTAAFGIPLLEKVGHSAAAFQGMVLTPTRELAIQVAEELNRIGQFSAAHALPVYGGQDIRRQIKALQRRPQIIVATPGRLMDHMERRTIRLDETRTVVLDEADEMLNMGFIEDIERILAAMPAERQTVLFSATMPRAIQNLAQRFLREPEHISIKAREVTIPLVEQRYVELHDREKFDVLCRLLDIQAPELSIVFGRTKRRVDELAEALKKRGYSAEGIHGDLTQTKRDVVLRQFREGVTDILVATDVAARGLDVSGVSHVYNFDVPQDAESYVHRIGRTGRAGQTGMAVTFVIPRELEHLRSIERMTRRKLARMAVPTLTDAVEGQQRLAVEKLLRQVEEGGAEPYKGRAEELLGELDSVSLLAAALKMLTKEPVTTPVKITEEAPLRGRYGGNRRHSPGGPGSGFAPKAKAGGFNPKARVGGEKAWKY; from the coding sequence TTGGATAGATTCAGGGCGTTGGGGGTCGGCGACAAGACCGTGAGGGCGCTGAGTGAGATGGGGTTCGAGGAGCCGACGCCGATTCAGGAGCAGACGATACCGGTGCTGATGGCGGGGCGGGATCTTGTCGGTCAGGCGCAGACGGGGACGGGGAAGACAGCGGCGTTCGGCATTCCGCTGCTGGAGAAGGTCGGCCATAGCGCCGCGGCTTTTCAGGGGATGGTGCTGACGCCGACGCGCGAGCTTGCCATCCAGGTGGCGGAGGAGCTGAACAGGATCGGGCAGTTCTCCGCCGCTCACGCGCTGCCGGTTTACGGGGGGCAGGATATCCGGCGCCAAATCAAGGCGCTGCAGAGGCGGCCGCAGATTATCGTGGCGACGCCGGGACGGCTGATGGACCACATGGAGCGGCGGACGATCAGGCTGGACGAGACGCGGACGGTGGTGCTCGACGAGGCGGACGAGATGCTGAATATGGGGTTTATCGAGGATATCGAGCGGATTCTGGCGGCGATGCCCGCCGAACGGCAGACGGTGCTTTTCTCGGCGACGATGCCGCGGGCGATCCAGAATCTGGCGCAGCGGTTCCTGCGCGAGCCGGAGCATATCAGCATCAAGGCCCGGGAGGTGACGATTCCGTTGGTCGAGCAGCGGTACGTGGAGCTTCATGACCGCGAGAAGTTCGATGTGCTGTGCCGTCTGCTCGATATCCAGGCCCCCGAGCTGTCGATCGTTTTCGGCCGGACGAAGCGCCGCGTGGATGAGCTGGCCGAGGCTTTGAAGAAGCGCGGCTATTCGGCGGAGGGTATCCACGGGGATCTGACGCAGACGAAGCGCGATGTGGTGCTGCGGCAGTTCCGCGAAGGGGTGACGGATATCCTGGTGGCGACGGATGTGGCGGCCCGCGGTCTGGATGTGAGCGGGGTGAGCCATGTGTATAATTTTGATGTCCCGCAGGATGCGGAGAGTTATGTGCACCGCATCGGCCGCACGGGACGGGCGGGGCAGACGGGGATGGCGGTGACGTTCGTCATTCCCCGCGAGCTCGAGCATCTCCGTTCGATCGAGCGGATGACGCGGCGCAAGCTGGCGCGGATGGCGGTGCCGACGCTTACGGACGCGGTGGAGGGCCAGCAGCGCCTGGCGGTGGAGAAGCTGCTGCGCCAGGTGGAGGAAGGCGGCGCGGAGCCGTACAAGGGCAGGGCCGAGGAGCTCCTGGGCGAGCTTGATTCGGTGTCGCTGCTGGCGGCGGCGCTGAAGATGCTGACGAAGGAGCCGGTGACGACGCCGGTGAAGATCACGGAGGAGGCGCCGCTCAGGGGGCGGTACGGCGGGAACCGGCGGCATTCGCCCGGCGGGCCGGGAAGCGGGTTCGCGCCGAAGGCGAAGGCGGGCGGGTTCAATCCGAAGGCGCGGGTCGGCGGCGAGAAGGCGTGGAAGTATTAG
- a CDS encoding cupin domain-containing protein — translation MIKRNGSLPVDVVTNRFGGNGEVKFTRILEKDDFQGKGRLFAVTAIEPGCSLGLHTHTGEMEAYYILRGQGTVNDNGAESLVGPGDVVLTKDGESHAIANTGDTTLELVALILFT, via the coding sequence ATGATCAAACGCAACGGCAGTCTGCCCGTCGACGTCGTGACCAACCGCTTCGGCGGCAACGGCGAGGTCAAGTTCACCAGGATACTCGAAAAGGACGACTTCCAGGGCAAAGGCCGGCTGTTCGCCGTCACCGCCATCGAGCCGGGCTGCTCCCTGGGCCTGCACACCCACACGGGCGAAATGGAAGCCTACTACATCCTCCGCGGCCAGGGCACCGTCAACGACAACGGCGCCGAAAGCCTCGTCGGCCCCGGCGACGTCGTCCTCACCAAAGACGGCGAAAGCCATGCCATCGCCAACACCGGCGACACCACCCTCGAACTCGTCGCCCTGATACTCTTCACCTGA
- the hyi gene encoding hydroxypyruvate isomerase, translating into MPKFAANLNFLFTEVPFLERFALARAAGFTAVEYPFPYDYDPRVLKERLEANGLAQVLFNMPPGDWAGGERGIAALPGRRGEFRAGVAKAVEYALALGVPRINCLAGIRSERRSDAEHWRTLTANVRYAAEVLNAHGLTLVVEFINRFDMPGFFLNRTALVLSLLDRVAMPNVLLQYDIYHAQREEGELVATLRRHIDRIGHIQLADNPGRHQPGTGEINYPFILAALDALGYQGHVGLEYIPSPDTASSLGWINRLGYGLSAGKTAATPK; encoded by the coding sequence ATGCCCAAATTCGCCGCCAACCTCAACTTCCTCTTCACCGAAGTCCCGTTCCTCGAGCGGTTCGCCCTCGCCCGCGCGGCTGGCTTCACCGCCGTCGAATACCCCTTCCCCTACGACTACGACCCGCGAGTCCTCAAAGAACGCCTCGAAGCCAACGGCCTCGCCCAGGTGCTCTTCAATATGCCCCCCGGCGACTGGGCCGGCGGCGAGCGCGGTATCGCCGCCCTTCCCGGGCGGCGCGGGGAGTTCCGCGCCGGCGTCGCCAAAGCGGTCGAATACGCCCTCGCCCTCGGCGTGCCGCGGATCAACTGCCTGGCCGGCATCCGGAGCGAACGCCGCAGCGACGCCGAACACTGGCGGACCCTTACCGCCAACGTCCGCTACGCCGCCGAGGTTCTCAACGCCCACGGCCTCACCCTCGTCGTCGAATTCATCAACCGCTTCGACATGCCAGGCTTCTTCCTGAACCGCACCGCTCTTGTCCTAAGCCTCCTCGACCGGGTCGCCATGCCCAACGTCCTCCTCCAGTACGACATCTACCACGCCCAGCGCGAAGAAGGAGAACTCGTTGCCACCCTCCGCAGGCATATAGACCGCATCGGCCACATCCAGCTCGCCGACAACCCCGGCCGCCACCAGCCCGGTACCGGCGAAATCAACTACCCCTTCATCCTCGCCGCGCTCGACGCCCTAGGCTATCAGGGGCACGTCGGCCTCGAATACATCCCCAGCCCCGACACGGCGTCCTCCCTCGGCTGGATAAACCGGCTGGGCTACGGTCTGTCAGCAGGAAAAACCGCCGCGACGCCGAAATAA
- a CDS encoding FAD-binding oxidoreductase has protein sequence MSQRTADVVIIGGGVIGTAIAYYLTKQGVRPILLERDDICAGTSGACDKAISMQSKNPGVHLDLALESSAMFPALGEELGADLDYHRHGGMIAIENERQMAIMEKFVERQKNHGLPVEIISGDEARRRQPAFSPSIIAATYSPADAEVSPLKLTFAFARAARRGGADIRAGAEVRGLLVNAGRVEGVVTREGNISAGVVVNAAGVFAPAVGRMAGLELPIKPRRGQIIVTEPMPPMIRGEIWSARYIVAKYNPEMIRSEDPEAADLGVGLAAGQTAEGTLLIGGTREFVGYDTAVTPEATAAVLRHAVNILPFLAKIHVIRTFAGLRPYTPDGMPILGPVEGLEGFVIAAGHEGDGIALAPKTGKMIAEYIAGAETDKRLRGLTLSRFQQAK, from the coding sequence ATGAGCCAACGCACCGCAGACGTAGTCATCATCGGCGGCGGCGTGATCGGCACCGCCATCGCCTACTATCTCACCAAACAGGGCGTCAGGCCCATCCTCTTAGAACGCGACGACATCTGCGCCGGCACCTCCGGCGCCTGCGACAAAGCGATCAGCATGCAGTCCAAAAACCCCGGCGTACACCTCGACCTGGCCCTGGAAAGCTCGGCCATGTTCCCCGCCCTCGGCGAAGAACTCGGCGCCGACCTCGACTACCACCGTCACGGCGGCATGATCGCCATCGAAAACGAACGCCAGATGGCCATCATGGAAAAGTTCGTCGAGCGCCAGAAAAACCACGGCCTGCCGGTCGAAATAATCAGCGGCGACGAAGCCCGCCGCCGCCAGCCAGCCTTCTCGCCTTCGATCATCGCCGCCACCTACAGCCCCGCCGACGCCGAAGTCAGCCCCCTCAAACTCACCTTCGCCTTCGCCCGCGCCGCGCGGCGCGGCGGAGCCGACATCAGGGCCGGGGCCGAAGTCCGCGGCCTGCTGGTCAACGCCGGCAGGGTGGAGGGGGTCGTGACCCGGGAAGGCAACATCAGCGCCGGCGTGGTCGTCAACGCCGCCGGCGTCTTCGCTCCCGCCGTCGGCCGCATGGCCGGACTGGAGCTGCCTATCAAACCGCGGCGCGGCCAGATCATCGTCACCGAACCCATGCCCCCCATGATCCGCGGGGAAATCTGGAGCGCCCGCTACATCGTCGCCAAATACAACCCCGAAATGATCCGCAGCGAGGACCCCGAAGCCGCCGACCTCGGCGTAGGGCTGGCGGCCGGACAGACCGCCGAAGGCACCCTCCTCATCGGCGGCACCAGGGAATTCGTCGGCTACGACACCGCCGTCACCCCCGAAGCCACCGCCGCCGTCCTGCGGCACGCCGTCAACATCCTGCCCTTCCTCGCCAAAATCCACGTCATCCGCACCTTCGCCGGCCTCAGGCCCTACACCCCCGACGGCATGCCCATCCTCGGCCCCGTCGAAGGCCTCGAAGGCTTCGTCATCGCAGCCGGCCACGAAGGCGACGGCATCGCCCTCGCCCCCAAAACCGGCAAAATGATCGCCGAATACATCGCCGGCGCCGAAACCGACAAACGGCTGCGCGGCCTCACCCTCAGCCGCTTCCAGCAGGCTAAGTAA
- a CDS encoding (2Fe-2S)-binding protein — translation MSKHICRCEEVTEDEIRQAIAEGATTVNGVKRRTGAGMGLCQGRTCRRLIAGLIAAETGQNPGEIEPSSVRPPVRSVTVEALLNTDGGPAVCKCREEDK, via the coding sequence ATGAGCAAACACATCTGCCGCTGCGAAGAAGTAACCGAAGACGAAATCCGCCAGGCCATCGCCGAAGGCGCCACCACCGTAAACGGCGTCAAAAGGCGCACCGGAGCCGGCATGGGCCTCTGCCAGGGGCGGACCTGCCGCCGGTTGATCGCCGGCCTCATCGCCGCCGAAACCGGCCAGAACCCCGGGGAAATAGAGCCCTCCTCCGTCCGTCCCCCCGTGCGCTCCGTCACCGTCGAAGCGCTTTTAAACACCGACGGCGGGCCGGCAGTATGCAAATGCCGGGAGGAAGACAAATGA
- a CDS encoding 4Fe-4S binding protein, translating into MSAKLATCGYLSADELAACLPASERMAKGPVAVIECVQDIPCNPCEQACPVHAITVGVPITSLPVLDAAKCIGCGVCIARCPGLAIFVIDGSRPGGEGTVQLPYEAWPLPQPGDAVVALDRRGQRVGDGTVEKVLNATAQDHTAVVTVRVPKELLNTVRAISVEGRAQS; encoded by the coding sequence ATGTCAGCTAAACTCGCCACCTGCGGCTACCTTTCTGCCGACGAACTCGCGGCCTGCCTGCCCGCTTCCGAACGTATGGCCAAGGGACCGGTCGCGGTCATCGAATGCGTGCAGGACATCCCCTGCAACCCCTGCGAACAAGCTTGCCCCGTACACGCCATCACCGTCGGCGTGCCCATTACCTCGCTACCCGTCCTCGACGCCGCCAAATGCATCGGCTGCGGCGTATGCATAGCCAGATGCCCGGGACTTGCCATCTTCGTCATCGACGGCTCCCGTCCCGGCGGCGAAGGCACCGTCCAACTGCCCTACGAGGCTTGGCCCCTGCCGCAGCCCGGCGACGCCGTCGTCGCGCTCGACCGCAGGGGACAGCGCGTGGGCGACGGCACCGTCGAAAAGGTACTGAACGCGACCGCCCAGGACCACACCGCCGTCGTCACCGTCCGCGTCCCCAAAGAACTGCTGAACACCGTAAGAGCAATCAGCGTCGAGGGGAGGGCCCAGTCATGA
- a CDS encoding NAD(P)/FAD-dependent oxidoreductase, with amino-acid sequence MTQADIIVIGAGPAGLSAAAEAARLGADVLVLDENDRPGGQLFKQIHKFFGSKDHRAGVRGYAIGDSLLAETARLGARIELGATVYAIYPDRRVAVITADQRRVILSPKKIILATGASENALAFPGCTLPGVMSAGAVQTMVNLHRVLPAARTLMVGSGNVGLIVSYQIRQAGGQVAALVEAAPVIGGYGVHAAKISRLGVPILTGHTVKCVHGADRVEGATLVALDDRFRPVPGSERDIEIGCVAIAVGLTPLAELALMCGCRYTYIPKLGGHLPVHDDNMETTAAGIYVAGDITGVEEASSAMEEGRLAGIAAAEALGRVAPTEAAALKEAVWTRLNALRTGRFGQARRDAKAQITAEGRGAHVS; translated from the coding sequence ATGACCCAGGCAGACATCATCGTCATCGGCGCCGGACCGGCGGGCCTGTCGGCCGCCGCCGAAGCCGCCAGGCTGGGAGCCGACGTCCTCGTCCTCGACGAAAACGATCGCCCCGGCGGCCAGCTCTTCAAACAGATCCACAAATTCTTCGGCTCCAAAGACCACCGCGCCGGCGTGCGCGGCTACGCCATCGGCGACTCGCTGCTCGCGGAAACCGCCCGGCTCGGCGCCCGCATCGAACTCGGCGCCACCGTCTACGCCATCTACCCCGACCGCCGCGTGGCCGTCATCACCGCCGACCAGCGCCGCGTGATCCTCAGCCCGAAAAAAATAATCCTCGCCACCGGCGCCTCCGAAAACGCCCTCGCCTTCCCCGGCTGCACCCTGCCCGGCGTCATGAGCGCCGGCGCCGTCCAGACCATGGTCAATCTTCACCGGGTGCTGCCCGCGGCCAGAACGCTCATGGTCGGCAGCGGCAACGTCGGCCTCATCGTCAGCTACCAGATCCGCCAGGCCGGCGGCCAGGTCGCGGCCCTCGTCGAAGCCGCCCCCGTAATCGGCGGCTACGGCGTCCACGCCGCCAAAATCTCCCGCCTGGGCGTCCCCATCCTCACCGGGCACACCGTCAAATGCGTCCACGGCGCCGACCGCGTCGAAGGGGCCACCCTTGTCGCCCTCGACGACCGCTTCCGCCCCGTGCCCGGCAGCGAGCGCGACATCGAAATCGGCTGTGTCGCCATCGCCGTCGGCCTCACCCCGTTAGCAGAGCTCGCCCTCATGTGCGGCTGCAGATACACCTACATCCCCAAACTCGGCGGCCACCTGCCCGTCCACGACGACAACATGGAAACAACCGCCGCCGGCATCTACGTCGCCGGCGACATCACCGGCGTCGAAGAAGCCAGCAGCGCCATGGAAGAAGGGCGCCTCGCCGGCATCGCCGCCGCCGAAGCCCTCGGCCGCGTGGCCCCCACCGAAGCCGCGGCCCTCAAAGAAGCCGTATGGACGAGACTAAACGCCCTCAGAACAGGGCGCTTCGGTCAAGCCCGCCGCGACGCCAAAGCCCAGATCACCGCCGAAGGGAGGGGAGCGCATGTCAGCTAA
- a CDS encoding (2Fe-2S)-binding protein, whose protein sequence is MRILHHPILGEIDENPPVTIEVDGELIPAREGEPIAAAIIAAGRLKLRHTRKSGEPRGVFCGIGRCTDCVMTVDGQANVRTCVTPVRAGMKITTQGASPEQEAKE, encoded by the coding sequence ATGAGAATACTTCATCACCCCATCCTCGGAGAAATCGACGAAAACCCCCCGGTCACCATCGAAGTCGACGGCGAACTCATCCCCGCCCGCGAAGGCGAACCCATCGCCGCCGCCATCATCGCCGCCGGCCGCCTGAAGCTTCGCCACACCCGCAAAAGCGGCGAGCCGCGCGGCGTATTCTGCGGCATCGGCCGCTGCACCGACTGCGTCATGACCGTCGACGGCCAGGCCAACGTCCGTACCTGCGTCACCCCGGTGCGCGCCGGCATGAAAATAACCACCCAGGGCGCGTCGCCGGAACAGGAGGCAAAGGAATGA